Below is a window of candidate division KSB1 bacterium DNA.
GCGCCATGGTCAAACAAGACAGCCTTGCCCGGCCATCTATCAGGACATTACAGCAGCCGCAGGTGCCCATGTCGCAGCCACGTTTAGTGCCGGTTAAATTTAGATTTTCCCGGACGACATCGAGAAGCACATCGTATTCCCGGATTGCGGTCTCCTGAGTTGAGCCGTTGATGTTTAGTTTGATTATTTTACGAAGCATTTGATTTTACCTTTTACTTCTTACGAAAAAGTTCGCGGGCAATGATCACTCTTTGAATCTGACTGGTGCCTTCATAAATCTGGAAAATTTTGGCGTCCCGCATCATTTTCTCAACCGGGTATTCTGCTGAGTAGCCGTAGCCGCCAAACACTTGCACCGCATCCGTTGCTGTTTTCATGGCCATGTCCGCCGCAAAGGCTTTCGCAAAGGCTGCCTCAAGAGTATTTGGTTTACCCTGATCCGTTTTCCATGCGGATTTCCAAACCAGCATGCGCGCAGCTTCGACATTCATAGCCATATCCGCAATCATAAAACTCACCGCTTGATGTTTTGAAATCGGGACACCAAAGGTCGTGCGTTCCGACGCATATTTAATAGACTCCTCCATGGCGCCTTGCGCTAAACCCACTGCGGCAGCCGCCACGATAGGCCGCGAATGATCAAAGGCAAACATGGCAATTTTCCAGCCCTCACCTTCACTGCCTAACCGATTGGCCTCTGGAACTTTGACATCCTCAAAAGTAATCCCGCGCGTGTCTGAGGCTCTCTGTCCCAATTTTTCCTCATGTTTCCCGACCGTGACTCCGGGCGTATCTGCGGGCACTATAAAAGCCGTCATTCCTTTATAGCCGGCTTCCGGATCCGTGTAAGTTAATACAAAAAACCACT
It encodes the following:
- a CDS encoding acyl-CoA dehydrogenase family protein, producing MDFSLSDEQKQLRDLTREFTQKEIKPVAAEYDKKAEFPTEVIKKAWELGLMNIQVPEEYGGAGLGVLDDCLIAEEFGVGCTGIGTSMMSNMLAEGPLLVAANEEQKKKYLGQMVEEFSFSAYAVTEPGAGSDVAGIKTNARKVGNDYVINGQKMWITNAAQAKWFFVLTYTDPEAGYKGMTAFIVPADTPGVTVGKHEEKLGQRASDTRGITFEDVKVPEANRLGSEGEGWKIAMFAFDHSRPIVAAAAVGLAQGAMEESIKYASERTTFGVPISKHQAVSFMIADMAMNVEAARMLVWKSAWKTDQGKPNTLEAAFAKAFAADMAMKTATDAVQVFGGYGYSAEYPVEKMMRDAKIFQIYEGTSQIQRVIIARELFRKK